A window of Bacteroidales bacterium contains these coding sequences:
- a CDS encoding aldehyde ferredoxin oxidoreductase family protein: protein MSYTHKYLKIDLTTQKIEFGQTEKKLIDQYIGAKGMGFALLNRLNPSPAPFDPENPLIFINGPFTGTKMQTSARTTLVTRSPLTGCAQDCHCGGSFGPRLKFAGYDYIYITGKAEKPVYIYIYEDKVKILDAAELWGKGIFYTNDELKKRHSGIDPRIAAIGPAGESLSKISCIGIDKHRQFGRGGVGAVMGSKNLKAIVVDGNIPIKYFDEEKFKAINLDATKNILNNPNVKFRRQKGTMKCIRSCQTNEILPVKNWQKVQYEEFEKLSSETTREELNWEDTGCYNCSIRCSKWARWDGHEIEGPEYETTAFLGSSCEISNIKDIAFGNEICNDLGLDTISAGGTVGFAMECYEKGLLENTFGLQLDWGNAEAQRELLHQMSHRKGLGKVFADGTREAALKIGKGSLDFAIQICGMELSGINPKGSLTMGVAMAVADFASHTRLWIAETEMGPDFKVEDILPAVFEGIDTVNVRNSMVICDFVPLSLAVLAEILNAATGSKHTAEDLLKIGARINHLSRAYNLRNGRSDADDTLPERFFSEESLAGFMKGKKMEKDYFKTIIHEYYKMRKWDAKGAPTAEVLKEFEI from the coding sequence ATGTCCTACACACACAAATATCTGAAAATAGATTTAACAACTCAAAAAATAGAATTTGGCCAAACAGAAAAAAAACTTATCGACCAGTACATTGGCGCTAAAGGAATGGGCTTTGCTTTGCTCAACCGGTTAAATCCGAGTCCTGCTCCGTTTGATCCTGAAAATCCTCTGATATTTATCAACGGACCCTTCACCGGAACAAAAATGCAAACCAGCGCCCGCACCACGCTTGTAACACGTTCGCCACTCACAGGATGTGCACAGGATTGCCATTGTGGCGGAAGCTTTGGCCCAAGATTAAAATTTGCCGGTTACGATTACATATACATCACGGGAAAAGCTGAAAAACCTGTTTATATTTATATCTATGAAGACAAAGTCAAAATCCTTGATGCCGCTGAATTGTGGGGTAAAGGAATTTTTTATACCAATGACGAACTAAAAAAACGCCATAGCGGTATTGACCCAAGAATAGCAGCCATAGGCCCTGCCGGAGAAAGCCTCTCGAAAATATCGTGTATCGGCATTGACAAGCACCGGCAGTTTGGGCGCGGCGGCGTGGGGGCTGTGATGGGTTCCAAAAACCTTAAAGCCATAGTGGTTGACGGCAACATCCCCATAAAATATTTCGACGAAGAAAAATTCAAAGCCATTAATCTTGATGCAACGAAAAATATTTTAAACAACCCCAATGTCAAATTCCGCCGGCAAAAAGGCACTATGAAATGCATACGCAGTTGTCAGACCAACGAGATACTTCCTGTAAAAAACTGGCAGAAGGTACAATACGAAGAATTTGAAAAATTAAGCTCGGAAACCACCCGTGAAGAGCTCAACTGGGAGGATACAGGCTGCTACAATTGCTCTATACGCTGCTCCAAATGGGCACGCTGGGATGGCCACGAAATAGAAGGCCCGGAATATGAAACCACAGCTTTCCTTGGATCCTCATGTGAAATTTCTAATATCAAAGACATAGCTTTTGGCAATGAGATATGCAACGACCTTGGCCTCGACACCATCAGCGCCGGAGGAACTGTAGGATTTGCCATGGAATGTTATGAAAAAGGATTACTGGAAAACACTTTTGGGTTGCAGCTTGACTGGGGAAATGCCGAAGCCCAGCGTGAACTGTTGCATCAGATGTCGCACCGCAAAGGTCTGGGTAAAGTTTTTGCCGATGGCACCAGAGAAGCTGCGCTGAAAATTGGCAAGGGAAGCCTGGATTTTGCCATACAAATTTGTGGTATGGAGCTGTCGGGAATAAACCCTAAAGGTTCCTTAACCATGGGAGTTGCCATGGCTGTTGCTGACTTTGCAAGCCACACCCGCTTATGGATAGCAGAAACAGAGATGGGGCCGGATTTCAAAGTTGAAGATATCCTGCCTGCCGTTTTTGAAGGCATTGACACCGTGAATGTCCGCAACAGCATGGTAATTTGCGACTTTGTGCCTTTGAGCCTCGCAGTGCTTGCTGAAATTCTCAATGCAGCAACAGGAAGCAAGCACACGGCTGAAGATTTGCTTAAAATCGGCGCAAGAATAAACCATTTATCCAGAGCCTACAACCTGCGCAACGGCCGTAGCGATGCCGACGACACTTTGCCCGAACGCTTTTTCAGCGAAGAAAGCCTGGCTGGGTTTATGAAAGGCAAAAAAATGGAAAAAGATTATTTTAAAACCATCATTCATGAATATTACAAAATGCGCAAATGGGACGCAAAAGGTGCTCCCACTGCCGAGGTACTTAAAGAGTTTGAAATATAG
- a CDS encoding nitrophenyl compound nitroreductase subunit ArsF family protein — protein MKKLTFILILFFVSLHGYGQSSGDTIISNNPQNLKVRVLYFHITNRCNTCYSIEKYVKQTIDTNFAEQLELGIIDLYVLNCEQAENKELVKKYDAYGATLAITYYINGKEDKTEDLSNWAFQKVHKPETFMEELKSKINESIK, from the coding sequence ATGAAAAAGCTAACTTTTATATTAATTTTATTTTTTGTGTCGCTTCATGGATATGGTCAAAGCAGCGGCGATACTATCATTTCAAACAACCCACAGAATCTGAAAGTGAGGGTACTTTATTTTCATATCACAAATCGTTGTAATACTTGTTATTCAATAGAAAAATATGTAAAACAAACCATTGATACTAATTTTGCTGAGCAGTTGGAATTAGGAATTATTGACCTTTATGTACTCAACTGTGAGCAGGCTGAAAACAAAGAGTTGGTAAAAAAATATGATGCTTACGGCGCAACACTGGCTATAACATATTATATTAACGGCAAAGAAGATAAAACTGAGGACCTTTCAAACTGGGCATTTCAGAAGGTACATAAACCCGAAACCTTCATGGAAGAACTAAAATCAAAAATTAATGAATCAATAAAATAA
- a CDS encoding PLP-dependent transferase: MKKGIEHYKDAAKRSAQWHAEYLSRMKKCRFDTIAVHGVYSMQEALDFNQGSIIEPIYMSSSQAYRDADEMEAALGYMVPTWCYSRIGNPSMYYFEGVMALLEGYGMETGTSCCATSSGMSAIASATEPFLAVDPKNPNQKMNFVATCQVYGGTFQQFAIRKDQERNIEWRKIINSNDIDEWASKIDENTRFLYGEMPSNPSQAFFDLKKVIELGHSHGIPVIIDNTVATPALLRPLTLGADVVIQSATKTLTSSGFGISGAVIARNNLISRYGTEEMKACFGGYLKQLPNRDMGPNLSPMNCILSLNDMRTLRSKVDMLSRSTMKVAKFLESHKHIQQVDYLGLESHPLHKLASEYLWLVDAEYDEMYGKPVNRYGHLMSFHVKGDAQKTRDVFDAFQRIWRATDLGRIKSVATIPAISTHSQQGEEGRKIAGIPSNLIRLCVGGEHPDDVIADLDQALAVLDGKKVFFSAPEYSAGGASSATLK; this comes from the coding sequence ATGAAAAAAGGAATTGAACATTACAAAGATGCCGCTAAACGCTCGGCACAATGGCATGCAGAGTATTTAAGCAGGATGAAAAAATGCCGTTTTGATACTATCGCTGTCCACGGCGTATATTCCATGCAGGAAGCGCTTGATTTTAATCAGGGCTCCATCATTGAACCTATTTATATGTCATCGTCACAGGCTTATCGCGATGCTGACGAAATGGAAGCTGCTTTGGGTTACATGGTCCCAACGTGGTGCTATTCAAGAATAGGAAACCCAAGCATGTATTATTTTGAAGGTGTGATGGCTTTGCTTGAAGGATACGGCATGGAAACCGGAACATCATGCTGTGCCACTTCTTCAGGAATGTCTGCCATTGCCAGCGCCACGGAGCCTTTTTTGGCAGTTGACCCTAAAAATCCCAATCAGAAAATGAATTTTGTTGCAACCTGCCAGGTTTACGGAGGCACGTTTCAGCAGTTCGCTATCCGCAAAGACCAGGAACGCAACATCGAATGGCGCAAGATTATCAACTCGAACGATATTGATGAGTGGGCTTCCAAGATAGACGAAAATACACGTTTCTTATACGGAGAGATGCCAAGCAACCCTTCACAGGCCTTCTTCGACTTAAAGAAAGTGATAGAACTTGGCCACTCGCATGGCATACCTGTCATTATCGACAACACGGTTGCCACTCCTGCCCTATTGCGCCCACTGACACTTGGCGCCGATGTTGTTATACAATCGGCTACCAAAACGCTTACATCCAGCGGTTTCGGCATTTCCGGCGCTGTCATCGCACGCAACAACCTTATTTCACGTTATGGCACAGAAGAGATGAAAGCCTGCTTCGGCGGTTATCTCAAGCAACTGCCAAACCGCGATATGGGGCCAAACCTTTCGCCAATGAATTGCATTCTCAGTCTTAATGATATGAGGACACTGCGTTCAAAGGTTGATATGTTAAGCCGCAGCACCATGAAAGTCGCCAAGTTTCTTGAATCACACAAACACATTCAGCAGGTTGATTATTTAGGTCTCGAATCTCATCCGTTGCATAAGCTGGCCTCTGAGTACCTCTGGCTGGTTGATGCAGAATATGACGAGATGTACGGAAAGCCCGTGAACCGTTATGGGCACCTGATGTCGTTCCATGTGAAAGGCGATGCTCAGAAGACACGCGATGTGTTTGATGCTTTCCAGAGAATATGGCGTGCTACGGATTTGGGTCGCATTAAATCAGTAGCAACTATTCCGGCAATTTCAACTCATTCACAACAAGGCGAAGAGGGAAGAAAAATTGCCGGTATTCCTTCGAACCTGATTCGCCTATGCGTTGGAGGAGAACATCCCGACGACGTGATCGCTGACCTTGACCAGGCACTGGCTGTGCTGGATGGCAAAAAAGTTTTCTTCTCAGCACCGGAATATTCTGCCGGAGGTGCGTCTTCCGCAACATTAAAATAA
- a CDS encoding homoserine dehydrogenase — MKHKIALIGFGTVGQGISEILLNKKKYLKDNYKFDYDIVAVADFAYGNCYNPKGLDIPYMLKTAKAKKKFTKDLYKKDTLSLIKNCNADIVCELTYTDLKTGGPAIEHVKTALSSKKNVVTSNKGPAALKFQEFDKLAKKNGVKFMIEGTVVAGTPIINLSKGPLAGCEISKIKGILNGTTNYMLTEMEKGMDYASVLKVAQELGYAEADPTGDVEGYDARGKVCILANVVMGAPLKINDIPCKGITKITPKDIEKAKKEGKRWKLIGCVEKKGNKVVGSVNPEMVELTHPLAGVMGAKNALTFTTDMLGDVTIVGPGAGRIETGFSILTDILAIHRG; from the coding sequence ATGAAACATAAAATTGCTCTTATAGGCTTCGGTACCGTTGGACAGGGTATCAGCGAAATTCTCCTAAACAAAAAGAAATATCTGAAGGATAATTACAAGTTCGATTACGACATTGTGGCTGTGGCCGACTTTGCTTACGGCAACTGCTACAACCCGAAAGGCCTTGACATACCCTATATGCTGAAAACTGCCAAAGCAAAGAAAAAATTCACGAAAGACCTCTACAAGAAAGACACACTTTCACTGATAAAGAACTGCAATGCCGACATTGTATGTGAACTCACATACACCGACCTGAAAACCGGTGGCCCGGCTATTGAACATGTTAAAACAGCGCTAAGTTCAAAGAAAAATGTTGTTACAAGTAACAAAGGCCCTGCAGCCCTGAAATTTCAGGAATTCGACAAACTAGCCAAAAAGAACGGTGTAAAATTCATGATAGAAGGCACTGTGGTGGCAGGCACACCCATAATCAACCTGAGCAAAGGGCCGCTGGCCGGTTGTGAAATAAGCAAAATTAAAGGCATTTTGAACGGCACCACGAATTATATGTTAACTGAAATGGAGAAAGGCATGGACTATGCCTCCGTGTTGAAAGTGGCTCAGGAATTGGGTTATGCCGAAGCGGACCCGACAGGTGATGTGGAAGGTTATGACGCAAGAGGCAAAGTGTGCATTTTGGCGAATGTGGTAATGGGCGCACCATTAAAAATAAACGACATTCCGTGCAAAGGGATAACTAAAATCACCCCAAAAGATATTGAAAAAGCAAAGAAAGAAGGCAAACGCTGGAAACTTATCGGCTGTGTGGAAAAGAAAGGCAACAAGGTTGTCGGTTCCGTTAATCCTGAGATGGTAGAACTGACACACCCTCTTGCAGGAGTGATGGGAGCAAAAAACGCTTTGACCTTTACTACAGACATGCTCGGAGATGTTACCATTGTAGGCCCCGGGGCAGGAAGAATTGAAACCGGATTTTCAATTTTGACGGATATTTTAGCGATACATAGAGGTTAG
- a CDS encoding four helix bundle protein translates to MSKINRFEDLEIWQKARCLCHEIFILLTETGLCKDYALKDQLNGSSGSVMDNIAEGFERGGKKEFIQFLYISKASAGEARSQLYRVFDRKYITEEKFNDLSSSILEISKQISKFIDYLKKTEYKGDKFR, encoded by the coding sequence ATGTCAAAAATTAATAGATTTGAAGATCTTGAGATATGGCAAAAAGCAAGATGTTTATGCCATGAAATATTCATTTTGTTGACTGAAACCGGACTCTGTAAAGATTATGCGTTAAAAGACCAGTTGAATGGAAGTTCCGGTTCTGTAATGGACAACATCGCAGAAGGATTTGAAAGAGGAGGCAAGAAAGAATTTATTCAGTTTCTTTATATTTCTAAAGCCTCTGCAGGTGAAGCGAGATCACAGCTTTACCGAGTATTCGACAGAAAATATATAACTGAAGAAAAATTCAACGATTTATCCTCAAGCATTCTTGAGATCAGCAAACAAATTTCAAAATTTATTGACTACCTAAAAAAAACCGAATATAAGGGGGATAAATTCAGGTAA
- a CDS encoding YbaN family protein, giving the protein MRALLVVAGSFFTGLGILGIFLPLLPTTPFLLLAAACYARSSEKFYHRLLNNKWFGIYIKNYREGKGIPLKVKISAISLLWLTIVLSAIFATDNLFIRIILLVIATGVTLHIAFIRNKKS; this is encoded by the coding sequence GTGCGGGCTTTGTTAGTTGTTGCAGGCAGCTTTTTTACCGGGCTGGGGATACTCGGTATATTTTTACCTTTATTGCCCACCACGCCTTTTCTTCTGCTGGCAGCAGCCTGCTATGCCAGAAGCTCAGAAAAATTTTATCACCGGCTTTTAAACAACAAGTGGTTTGGCATATACATAAAAAATTACCGTGAGGGCAAAGGCATCCCGTTAAAAGTTAAAATTTCTGCTATTTCGTTGTTGTGGCTCACCATAGTGCTTTCCGCCATTTTCGCCACCGACAACCTTTTTATAAGAATCATACTGCTCGTTATCGCCACCGGCGTTACCTTGCACATTGCATTTATACGCAATAAAAAATCCTGA
- a CDS encoding helix-turn-helix domain-containing protein, with the protein MSPKPKFTEQHKQIALIAKALSHPARVYILEKLNGLNTCCTSGEMIGDIPIARSTLSQHLKELKYAGLIQGEIEPPIIKYCINTKKWEIAKSLMEEFLNKGKINNKKKIEL; encoded by the coding sequence ATGTCGCCCAAGCCAAAATTTACGGAGCAACACAAGCAGATTGCTCTTATTGCCAAGGCACTGAGTCATCCTGCACGTGTTTATATTCTTGAAAAACTCAACGGACTGAACACATGCTGCACTAGTGGCGAAATGATAGGAGACATTCCTATAGCCCGTTCCACACTTTCACAACATCTGAAAGAGCTGAAATATGCAGGTTTGATACAAGGTGAGATAGAGCCTCCTATAATAAAATATTGTATAAACACTAAAAAATGGGAAATTGCAAAATCGCTCATGGAAGAATTTTTGAATAAAGGCAAAATAAATAACAAGAAAAAAATTGAACTATGA
- a CDS encoding diacylglycerol kinase family lipid kinase, translating into MKKFITAYGGNAVQLAEQALNEGFTSIICIGGDGCLNEVTNGMMKVRQNLSEEEWSNVRLGVLPMGSGNDFVRAANAPDTVEKLIKAIEEDKNKLIDMGMVNYLSISGEMQHRYFINIADIGIGAVVVQKQSAYAKWMGAMFNYQRAILSTFMTYKKHLVRVKTENFEYEGNVIDVVVANGKFYGNGLGIAPDAELDDGIFSLVVLGNISLFDYLRNLNKARKCVKINLPDLHYKTAIETHVDALSGKTPIEIDGEFIGFSPVTIKVVPGAIRVLC; encoded by the coding sequence ATGAAAAAATTTATTACAGCCTATGGCGGGAATGCTGTTCAGCTTGCAGAGCAGGCTTTAAACGAAGGATTTACCAGTATAATTTGCATCGGTGGTGATGGCTGCCTTAACGAGGTTACCAATGGCATGATGAAGGTACGCCAGAATTTAAGCGAAGAAGAATGGTCTAACGTCAGACTGGGTGTGCTACCCATGGGATCAGGCAATGATTTTGTGCGCGCAGCAAATGCACCGGATACTGTCGAAAAACTTATAAAAGCGATTGAGGAAGATAAGAACAAACTCATAGATATGGGCATGGTAAACTACTTGTCAATTTCAGGAGAGATGCAGCACCGTTATTTTATCAACATTGCTGATATTGGCATCGGCGCTGTGGTTGTGCAGAAGCAGAGCGCTTATGCCAAATGGATGGGAGCCATGTTCAATTACCAGCGGGCCATACTGAGCACCTTTATGACCTATAAAAAACATCTGGTGAGGGTTAAGACAGAAAACTTCGAATACGAGGGAAACGTTATTGACGTGGTGGTGGCAAATGGAAAGTTTTACGGAAACGGACTGGGAATTGCACCCGATGCAGAACTTGATGACGGAATATTCTCCTTAGTGGTGCTGGGAAATATTTCCTTGTTTGATTACCTCAGGAACCTGAACAAAGCGCGCAAATGCGTGAAAATAAATTTACCTGATCTGCATTATAAAACTGCAATCGAGACTCATGTGGATGCTTTATCAGGTAAAACGCCAATAGAAATTGACGGGGAATTTATCGGCTTTTCGCCTGTTACTATAAAGGTTGTTCCAGGCGCTATCAGGGTTTTGTGCTAA
- a CDS encoding nitrophenyl compound nitroreductase subunit ArsF family protein, whose translation MKKLIVLKSLTLVLTVMLFLGCNQTNKKTDDQLTSDTIAKVEQKSIDSLPVTDTTDKKDVVEQKKDLSKVLVYNFHITNRCVSCIAIEKATTKTLNTYFSAELKQGRIKQYILNVDEDANAKIAEKYQAFGSGLFVTRIYKGKEATTDMTGDGFKFARNKEEKFIEILKSKITEYLK comes from the coding sequence ATGAAAAAATTAATAGTATTAAAATCATTGACACTTGTTTTAACAGTTATGTTATTTTTAGGATGCAATCAAACGAACAAAAAAACAGACGACCAGTTGACAAGCGACACCATAGCAAAAGTTGAACAAAAAAGCATTGACTCGCTACCGGTAACAGATACGACAGATAAAAAAGATGTTGTTGAACAAAAAAAAGATTTATCTAAAGTTTTGGTGTACAACTTTCATATCACGAACCGTTGTGTGTCCTGCATAGCCATAGAAAAAGCCACTACAAAAACACTGAATACTTACTTTTCTGCAGAACTTAAACAAGGCAGGATCAAACAATATATCTTAAATGTAGATGAAGATGCAAATGCTAAGATCGCAGAGAAATACCAGGCATTTGGTTCAGGTTTATTTGTGACCAGAATCTATAAAGGGAAAGAAGCCACAACCGACATGACAGGTGATGGCTTCAAATTTGCAAGGAACAAAGAAGAAAAATTTATTGAGATTTTAAAAAGCAAAATCACTGAATATTTAAAATAA
- a CDS encoding thioredoxin family protein, producing the protein MDIKVLGTGCPNCKTLEKSVKNTVEELNLDATVEKVEDIVQIMNYGIMRTPGLVIDGKVILSGRIPSTKELKEIFEKYK; encoded by the coding sequence ATGGATATAAAAGTTTTAGGCACAGGTTGCCCGAATTGCAAAACTCTCGAAAAGTCGGTAAAAAATACTGTGGAGGAATTAAATCTTGATGCCACTGTGGAGAAAGTGGAAGACATAGTTCAGATAATGAATTATGGCATCATGCGCACACCCGGGCTCGTGATAGACGGGAAAGTGATCCTGAGCGGCAGGATTCCGTCCACGAAAGAATTAAAGGAGATATTCGAAAAATACAAGTAA
- a CDS encoding fibrobacter succinogenes major paralogous domain-containing protein: MKRSIFLMIGIISISNLFSFMCIVSHAQEFGSFTDPINNKTYKTVKIGTQIWMAENLSAEKFSNGDPIPLAETDADWKKAAKEGKAAWCFYNNAYSYGDQYGKLYNGFTITDSRNVCPAGWHVPTNEEWKTLENYVGGSVVGGIKMKAVAGWNAVGGATNSSGFSALPGGIRFNISQFVYMGRNGYWWSSTPHGSGKAWSRFLSDADTFIYLRSFHKKSGLSVRCIKN, translated from the coding sequence ATGAAAAGAAGCATTTTTTTGATGATTGGTATTATAAGTATTTCCAATCTTTTTTCATTTATGTGTATTGTTTCCCATGCGCAGGAGTTCGGTTCTTTCACCGACCCCATTAATAACAAAACCTATAAAACCGTTAAGATTGGCACCCAAATCTGGATGGCCGAAAACCTTAGCGCTGAAAAATTCAGCAATGGAGACCCCATACCTCTTGCCGAAACCGATGCAGACTGGAAAAAGGCAGCTAAAGAAGGCAAAGCCGCCTGGTGCTTTTACAATAATGCCTATTCGTATGGAGACCAATATGGTAAATTATACAATGGGTTCACTATAACTGACTCACGTAATGTATGCCCTGCGGGCTGGCATGTCCCGACAAACGAAGAATGGAAAACTCTTGAGAACTATGTGGGTGGCAGTGTTGTTGGAGGCATTAAAATGAAGGCAGTCGCAGGATGGAATGCTGTTGGCGGTGCAACAAACAGCAGCGGTTTTTCTGCATTGCCGGGCGGCATTCGGTTCAACATCAGTCAATTTGTTTATATGGGAAGAAACGGGTATTGGTGGAGCTCAACACCACACGGTTCCGGTAAAGCATGGAGCCGCTTCCTGAGCGATGCGGATACATTTATTTATCTGCGAAGTTTTCACAAAAAAAGCGGCCTGTCTGTCCGCTGTATTAAAAATTAA